Proteins found in one Pirellulales bacterium genomic segment:
- the polA gene encoding DNA polymerase I, giving the protein MEAAKLLDSTAGPLSLVDRSIWVIDAHALIFQVFHAIPDMTSPQGQPVNAVYGFTRDVLFLLEQKKPDYLICAFDLSGPTFRHTLFSDYKIQRSEMPADLRPQIPLIRRVLETLGVLIVELESYEADDVLATVASQTEKLGGRCVLVTNDKDSRQLITDRTQVYLVRKNAFYDAAALAADWGIRPDQVVDYQAMVGDSIDNVPGIPLIGPKAARDLLNQFDTLDAVLENADQVTGEKRRQNLIAGRQQALLSRELVRLATDVPVQIDWRAADTSRLDVGRLLPIFSELGFHSFADKARAAAPKPIAEPWQADYRTVDTPEKFQSFLAELRAQSAISLDTETTDIGPTRAELVGLSFCWQAGVAWYLPVRAPEGEARLDLQTTLAALRPVLEDPAVAKVGQNLKYDMIVLRGHGIRVAGVEFDTMVASYLLDAGERNHNLDELAKRYLDHETIKISELIGAGKNQKRMDEVSVALVAPYAAEDADVAWRLRPLLAPRLAELGLEPLFRDLELPLIDILVELESNGIRIDPARLHTLSEQYGQRMRQLEVEIYGLAGHEFNIASPKQLQQVLFTELRLPVVKKTKTGPSTDADVLETLAPQHPLPAKIVEYRQFAKLKGTYVDALPAMQNPRTGRVHASFNQVVAATGRLSSSDPNLQNIPIRHETGREIRSAFLPGQDGWRLLAADYSQIELRVLAHFSQDAALCEAFANDQDIHTLVASQVQGVPLDEVTREMRYSAKAVNFGVIYGQSAFGLAKQLAIEPEQAAEFIDAYFKRYPGVDRFMSEVLAECHARSYVTTMLGRRRAIQGVRSSVGRQLNMAERTAVNTVIQGSAADLIKLAMIAVQKRLMREGLAARMLLQIHDELVFEAPADEVATLAALVAEEMSGVSPLSVPLKVDVKSGATWADVEPWQA; this is encoded by the coding sequence ATGGAAGCCGCGAAGTTGCTGGATTCCACGGCTGGCCCTTTGTCATTGGTCGATCGATCGATATGGGTCATCGACGCGCATGCGCTCATCTTTCAGGTATTTCATGCCATTCCCGACATGACCAGCCCGCAAGGGCAGCCAGTGAACGCGGTATACGGCTTTACGCGCGATGTCTTGTTTTTGCTGGAGCAAAAGAAGCCGGACTATTTGATCTGCGCCTTCGACCTGAGCGGCCCCACCTTTCGGCACACGCTGTTCAGCGACTACAAGATTCAGCGCAGCGAAATGCCCGCCGACTTGCGCCCACAAATACCGCTGATCCGGCGCGTGCTGGAAACCTTGGGCGTGCTGATCGTCGAACTCGAATCGTACGAGGCGGACGACGTGCTGGCGACGGTCGCAAGTCAGACCGAAAAGCTTGGTGGCCGCTGTGTGCTGGTCACCAACGACAAGGACTCTCGCCAGTTGATTACCGACCGAACGCAGGTGTATCTGGTGCGCAAGAACGCCTTTTACGACGCGGCCGCGCTAGCCGCCGACTGGGGTATTCGCCCCGATCAGGTGGTCGACTATCAGGCCATGGTGGGGGATTCGATCGACAATGTGCCCGGCATTCCGCTGATTGGCCCCAAGGCGGCGCGCGATCTGCTTAATCAATTCGACACTCTCGACGCAGTGCTCGAAAACGCCGACCAGGTAACCGGCGAAAAGCGGCGCCAAAACCTGATCGCCGGCCGGCAACAGGCGCTGCTCAGCCGCGAACTAGTGCGACTAGCGACCGACGTGCCGGTGCAAATTGATTGGCGCGCCGCGGATACGTCCCGGCTGGATGTCGGCCGTTTGCTGCCGATATTCAGCGAGTTGGGATTTCACTCCTTTGCCGACAAGGCGCGCGCCGCGGCGCCCAAACCGATCGCAGAGCCCTGGCAGGCCGATTATCGCACGGTCGACACACCGGAAAAATTTCAAAGCTTTTTGGCAGAACTGCGCGCGCAGAGCGCCATCTCGCTCGATACCGAAACCACCGACATCGGTCCCACGCGGGCGGAGCTCGTTGGGCTGTCGTTCTGCTGGCAAGCCGGCGTCGCCTGGTACTTGCCGGTGCGGGCGCCTGAGGGCGAAGCGCGACTCGATCTGCAAACGACACTCGCCGCGCTGCGACCGGTGCTGGAGGATCCGGCGGTCGCCAAAGTCGGCCAGAACTTGAAGTACGACATGATTGTGCTCCGCGGCCACGGCATCCGCGTGGCAGGGGTCGAGTTCGACACCATGGTCGCCAGCTACCTGCTCGACGCCGGCGAGCGCAACCACAACCTCGATGAGCTGGCCAAGCGCTATCTCGATCACGAGACCATCAAGATCTCCGAACTGATTGGCGCCGGCAAGAATCAGAAGCGCATGGACGAGGTGAGTGTGGCGCTTGTTGCGCCCTACGCCGCCGAAGACGCCGACGTTGCCTGGCGCTTGCGGCCGCTACTTGCGCCGCGACTGGCCGAGCTTGGGCTGGAGCCGTTGTTTCGCGATCTGGAGTTGCCGCTGATCGATATCCTGGTCGAACTGGAGTCGAACGGGATTCGCATCGATCCTGCCCGATTGCACACGCTCAGCGAGCAATATGGCCAGCGCATGCGGCAATTGGAGGTGGAGATCTACGGCCTGGCCGGGCACGAATTCAATATTGCGTCGCCTAAGCAGCTTCAGCAGGTGTTGTTCACGGAACTGCGCTTGCCGGTCGTCAAGAAGACCAAGACCGGCCCCAGCACCGACGCCGACGTGCTCGAAACACTCGCGCCGCAACATCCGCTACCCGCGAAGATCGTCGAGTATCGGCAATTCGCGAAACTGAAAGGCACGTATGTCGATGCCTTGCCGGCCATGCAAAACCCCCGCACGGGGCGCGTGCATGCCAGCTTCAATCAAGTGGTCGCGGCCACCGGGCGGCTGAGTTCGAGCGATCCCAATTTGCAGAATATCCCCATCCGCCATGAGACGGGGCGCGAAATCCGATCGGCGTTCCTACCCGGTCAGGATGGCTGGCGACTGCTAGCGGCGGACTATTCACAGATCGAACTGCGGGTGCTGGCGCATTTTTCGCAAGATGCGGCGCTGTGCGAGGCGTTCGCCAACGATCAGGACATTCACACGCTGGTGGCGAGCCAGGTGCAAGGGGTACCGCTGGACGAGGTGACACGCGAGATGCGTTACAGCGCCAAGGCGGTCAACTTTGGCGTGATTTACGGACAAAGCGCGTTTGGACTGGCCAAGCAGCTAGCGATCGAGCCGGAGCAGGCCGCTGAGTTCATCGACGCGTACTTCAAGCGCTATCCCGGTGTTGATCGATTCATGTCCGAGGTGCTCGCCGAGTGCCACGCTCGGAGCTACGTCACTACTATGCTGGGGCGGCGCCGCGCCATTCAAGGGGTGCGTTCGTCGGTCGGTCGGCAACTCAACATGGCCGAACGGACGGCGGTGAACACAGTGATTCAAGGCTCGGCCGCCGACCTGATCAAGCTGGCCATGATCGCCGTTCAAAAGCGATTGATGCGCGAAGGACTTGCCGCGCGGATGCTTTTGCAGATTCACGATGAGTTGGTGTTCGAGGCCCCGGCAGACGAGGTCGCCACGTTGGCCGCATTGGTTGCGGAGGAAATGTCCGGGGTCTCCCCATTGAGCGTTCCGCTCAAGGTGGACGTGAAATCGGGAGCTACTTGGGCCGACGTCGAACCTTGGCAGGCATAA
- a CDS encoding endonuclease/exonuclease/phosphatase family protein, whose product MQRLVLAAVLLCCGIGSLLAEEAAGDRDLTVMTFNLRYASNRPPNAWPARRPVMRALIEQEKPDVIGTQEGVYAQINDLAEDLSEYAWIGTGRDGGSRGEFMAVFYRRDRLTPLEYDHFWLSETPQVIGSTTWGNTNRRMVTWVKFRDQLARRDFYFWNTHFDHEVQAAREKSAALVMEQVEKLGRRLPVVLVGDFNAAAGKNPAYDTLVGEEKFSDTWLTAREHGAEIGTFHNYRGAKPGARIDWILTRGDVQCESTRVIDFAQDGQYPSDHFPVVARLRFGE is encoded by the coding sequence ATGCAGCGATTGGTTTTGGCGGCGGTTCTGTTGTGCTGTGGAATCGGTTCTCTTCTAGCGGAAGAAGCCGCCGGCGATCGCGATTTGACCGTGATGACTTTCAATTTGCGGTACGCCAGCAATCGGCCGCCTAACGCCTGGCCCGCGCGCCGGCCGGTCATGCGAGCCTTGATCGAACAGGAAAAGCCGGACGTAATTGGAACTCAGGAGGGGGTATACGCGCAGATCAACGATCTGGCCGAGGATTTGTCCGAATACGCCTGGATTGGGACCGGGCGCGACGGCGGTAGTCGCGGCGAGTTCATGGCGGTGTTCTATCGTCGCGACCGGCTGACGCCGCTCGAATACGATCATTTCTGGTTGTCCGAAACGCCGCAGGTCATTGGGTCCACCACGTGGGGCAACACTAATCGCAGGATGGTGACGTGGGTCAAATTTCGAGATCAGCTTGCGCGGCGTGATTTCTATTTTTGGAACACCCACTTCGACCACGAGGTGCAGGCCGCGCGCGAGAAAAGCGCCGCGCTGGTGATGGAGCAAGTTGAAAAGTTGGGCCGGCGCTTGCCGGTCGTTTTGGTGGGAGACTTCAACGCGGCGGCCGGCAAGAACCCCGCATATGACACGTTGGTCGGCGAGGAGAAATTTTCCGACACTTGGCTGACCGCGCGCGAGCACGGCGCGGAGATTGGCACTTTTCACAATTATCGCGGCGCGAAGCCCGGAGCTCGGATCGACTGGATATTGACGCGCGGCGACGTGCAGTGTGAGTCGACGCGCGTGATTGATTTTGCGCAGGATGGCCAATACCCCAGCGATCATTTTCCGGTTGTGGCGCGATTGCGGT
- the coaE gene encoding dephospho-CoA kinase (Dephospho-CoA kinase (CoaE) performs the final step in coenzyme A biosynthesis.): MTSDTTPIADGSRRFLVIGLLGGVASGKSFVAEEFRRLGAVVLDADRAGHDVLRLPEVMQSVRQHFGDQVFDSNGQVDRRALGRLVFGDDAQASSNLRRLEEITHPPIGERLAAQVQAAAAGGAAAVILDAPVMLKAGWDRLCDKIVYIEAADEVRLERARARGWSDQEFRRREAAQESLDSKRSRSDAIIDNSRSADSTRVQVERLWQSLFP; the protein is encoded by the coding sequence ATGACCAGCGACACGACGCCTATCGCCGACGGCTCTCGCCGGTTCTTGGTGATCGGCCTCTTGGGCGGCGTAGCCAGCGGCAAGAGCTTCGTTGCAGAGGAGTTCCGCCGCCTGGGCGCCGTGGTGCTCGATGCCGATCGCGCAGGCCACGACGTGCTGCGATTGCCCGAGGTCATGCAGTCCGTGCGCCAACACTTTGGCGATCAGGTGTTTGACAGCAATGGCCAAGTCGACCGGCGCGCGTTAGGGCGACTCGTTTTTGGCGACGACGCCCAGGCGTCCAGCAATTTACGACGACTCGAAGAAATTACGCATCCGCCGATTGGCGAGCGGTTGGCGGCCCAGGTCCAGGCGGCAGCGGCAGGTGGAGCGGCGGCCGTTATCCTAGACGCGCCAGTGATGCTAAAGGCCGGCTGGGACAGGCTTTGCGACAAGATTGTTTACATTGAAGCCGCCGATGAGGTACGTTTAGAAAGGGCCCGCGCCAGGGGCTGGTCAGACCAAGAATTCCGCCGGCGCGAGGCGGCCCAGGAAAGTTTGGATTCCAAAAGAAGCCGCTCCGATGCGATAATAGACAACTCCCGCTCCGCCGACTCAACACGAGTCCAAGTCGAACGCCTCTGGCAAAGTCTTTTCCCGTAG
- the rho gene encoding transcription termination factor Rho produces MHIAELQRMSMSQLIDEARQENLTDYMGIKKQDLIFKILKERVKLNGLMYGEGTLEVLPDGFGFLRSPDYHYLSCPDDIYVSPSQIRRFGLRTGATVSGTIRPPKENERYFALLRVEAINYQDPNELSTRVFFDDLTPIHPDKRIVLEATPEEVNMRVVDLISPIGFGQRGLIVSPPRAGKTILLQKMAKAVLHNFPEVYVIMLLIDERPEEVTDMERQVKGPNCEVISSTFDEPSARHIQVAEMVIEKAKRMVEYGHDVVIFLDSITRLARAWNSECPNSGKILSGGVDANALQRPKRFFGAARRVEEGGSLTIIATALIETGSKMDEVIFEEFKGTGNMEVMLDRRLVDKRIWPAIDINRSGTRREEMIMDPEEHRRVCLLRRVLNDMNSPEAMELLVTRLQKTKTNAEFLMSMKS; encoded by the coding sequence ATCCATATTGCCGAGTTGCAACGAATGTCGATGTCGCAACTCATCGACGAGGCGCGCCAAGAGAACCTCACCGACTACATGGGGATCAAGAAGCAGGACTTGATCTTCAAGATTCTCAAGGAGCGGGTGAAGCTCAATGGCCTGATGTATGGCGAGGGGACGCTGGAAGTCTTGCCCGACGGCTTTGGCTTTTTGCGCAGCCCCGATTATCACTATCTTTCCTGCCCCGATGACATTTATGTCTCGCCAAGCCAGATTCGCCGCTTTGGCCTGCGGACCGGCGCCACGGTTTCGGGCACGATTCGCCCGCCCAAGGAAAACGAGCGCTACTTCGCGTTGCTGCGCGTCGAGGCAATCAACTACCAAGACCCCAACGAGTTGTCGACGCGCGTATTCTTCGACGACTTGACGCCCATTCATCCCGACAAGCGCATTGTGCTCGAAGCGACGCCCGAAGAAGTGAACATGCGGGTGGTCGACCTGATCAGCCCCATTGGCTTTGGACAGCGAGGATTGATCGTCAGCCCGCCCCGCGCCGGCAAGACCATCCTGTTGCAGAAGATGGCCAAGGCCGTGCTGCACAACTTTCCCGAGGTCTACGTCATCATGCTGTTGATCGACGAGCGACCGGAGGAAGTGACCGATATGGAGCGGCAGGTCAAAGGCCCCAATTGCGAAGTCATCAGCTCCACGTTCGACGAGCCATCGGCCCGCCACATTCAGGTCGCCGAGATGGTGATCGAGAAGGCCAAACGCATGGTCGAGTACGGCCACGACGTGGTCATTTTTCTCGACTCCATCACCCGCCTGGCGCGCGCCTGGAACTCCGAGTGTCCGAACTCGGGCAAGATATTGTCGGGCGGCGTCGACGCGAACGCGCTGCAGCGTCCCAAACGGTTCTTTGGCGCCGCGCGGCGGGTGGAAGAAGGAGGATCGCTCACCATTATCGCCACGGCGCTGATCGAAACCGGCAGCAAGATGGACGAGGTGATCTTTGAGGAATTCAAAGGCACCGGCAACATGGAGGTGATGCTCGACCGGCGCCTGGTGGACAAGCGCATTTGGCCAGCCATCGACATCAATCGCAGCGGAACCCGCCGCGAGGAGATGATTATGGATCCCGAGGAGCATCGCCGAGTGTGCCTGTTGCGGCGAGTGCTCAATGACATGAACTCGCCCGAGGCCATGGAACTGTTGGTGACGCGGTTGCAAAAGACCAAGACCAACGCCGAGTTCTTGATGAGCATGAAATCGTAG
- the ribH gene encoding 6,7-dimethyl-8-ribityllumazine synthase, whose product MARVFEGRLVPPQGRVAIVVARYNDSITGRLLDGALSKLTEHGVADDQIDVAWTPGAFEIPLAAERLAASGRYLAIICLGAVIRGETTHDQHINRAASLAIEEIGRHWGLPVLFGVLTCDNLEQAIHRAGGNVGNKGAECAEAALRMADLLSQLP is encoded by the coding sequence GTGGCACGGGTATTCGAGGGGCGGCTGGTCCCCCCCCAGGGGCGAGTGGCCATCGTCGTCGCGCGCTACAACGACTCGATCACCGGGCGCTTGCTGGACGGGGCGCTGTCCAAGCTGACCGAGCATGGAGTCGCGGACGATCAGATTGACGTCGCCTGGACGCCGGGCGCGTTCGAGATTCCGCTGGCGGCCGAACGGCTGGCCGCCTCCGGGCGCTATCTGGCGATCATCTGCTTGGGGGCGGTAATTCGCGGCGAGACGACGCACGACCAACACATTAACCGCGCAGCGTCGCTGGCGATCGAGGAAATTGGCCGCCACTGGGGCCTGCCGGTGCTGTTTGGCGTGCTCACGTGCGACAATCTGGAGCAAGCGATCCATCGAGCCGGCGGAAACGTAGGAAACAAAGGCGCCGAGTGCGCCGAAGCGGCCTTGCGCATGGCGGATTTGTTGAGCCAGTTGCCCTAA